Sequence from the Alkalispirochaeta americana genome:
CTCACCATGGCTTACGCCGGGTGGATCGATTTCCCCGTGGCCGCAGCAATCATCCTGGGAGAGAACATCGGGACCACCGTGACGGCGAACCTGGCCGCCATGGGGGGAACGGTAAACGGGCGCCGTGCTGCCCGGGCACACCTGGTGTTTAACGCCCTGGGAGTTCTCTGGATGTTTCTTCTCTTCCCCCAGGCCCTGCGCCTTGTCCACTACGCCGCAGGGTCACGGCTCCTGCCCACACAGCTTGCGCTCTTTCACACCGGTTTCAACCTGGTGAATACGGCGATTTTCATCTGGTTTGTACCGGTCCTGGCGAACCTGGCGGTTCGCATGGTACCCGACACGGCCGATGCGGCCTCCCTGGAAGGCTCCTACCAGGTGCCAATCCCCACAGCCTACGCCGAAAACCACCCTGAACTGTATTTGCTGGAGCTGCGCTACGAGGTGGTCCAGATGTCGCGGATCGTGGAATCCATGATCGCCGACTCCTGGAAGCTCTTTCAGAATCCCGAGGCCGTCACGGAAGAACACCTGCTCAGTCTGAAACAGCGCGAGGACTACACCGATCAAATGCAGGAGAAGATCTCGGCCGTTCTGGCCTCCTTCGGCTTCCAGGCCTCCCGGGAAAGCACCACGGCAGCGGCGATCGCCTTGCTGCGGATCGTGGACGAGCTGGAAAGTGTTGCCGACAGCAGCTACAACATCGCCCTCGCCGCAGACCGATGCCAGCGGAAAAAGCTGGAAATCTCCCCCGAGGCGCTTCAGGAGCTGGAACCCTACGCCCAGCGGGCAATCGCCTTCACCGGGCTGGTTGATCAGCGGTTGCTCACTCCCGGTAGCGACGAGGATCTGCGCCAGGCAAAACAACTGGAGGAAGAAATCAACGCCCTGAGAAACGTGCTGAAAAAATCCTCCCGCCACAGAATCCAGCAGGGGGCCGATCTCAAGGGCGAGCTCCTGGTGCTGGATGTGATCAGTCATCTGGAGCACATGGGCGATTACGCCCTGAATATCGCCGAGGCGATCCGCCACATGAACGCCCGGGTCCCTCTGCTGATGAAAACCCTGGAACCCCGACCCGACGCGCCAGCCTGAGGTCCGGTTCCCGCAGTCGAACACTCCTGAGGCCCCGACCTCCCCGGCCCGAGGCAGGACACCCCGGGCTCCCTCTTTCCTTTCCCTGCCAGCTATGATAGACCATGATCCCATGACGCTTAGAGACCTCTTTCGGGACAAGGATCGGCGGTATCTGCTTCTTACGGCATCTCTGGCTTTTCTTGCCCTTGGAACATCCCAGGCCCTGTACGGCCCGCTCTACCCCTGGTTTCGCGAGAGTCTCTCCCTCTCGGGTTCTGCCGTGGGTCTGATCGCCTCATTCCACTTTTTTGGAGCCACCGTGGCGGTCCTGGTGGCGGGTTTTGTGTTGCGGCGCGTGGGGTTCAAGGCGGTAATCATCGCCGGGGCGTGTATCTTCTCGGCTGGATATTTTGGCTTTGCCACAAGTAGCCGCTGGGGAGGAATCCTGGCCTCGGCGCTTCTGCTGGGTCTGGGTTTTGGAACTCTGGTGAGCTTTAATCTCTTCATTGACGATTACTTTGGCCCCCTGGGCGCGGCAGCCCTCAATCTGACAAATATGTTCTTTGGAATCGGGGCGATCCTGGGGCCCCTTCTGGCAGGGATTTCCCTCTCCCTGGGGGGACACCGTCTGGCGTTCCTTGCGGGAGGAGCGGTGGCTCTTCTTCTCCTGGCCATGACGCTTCGCCTCAGGCAGCATCACCCCGTGGCAGAGACGGACCGTTCCGGGGCAGGCACCGCTCTGGCGGGGACGGTGGTCTTTCTCGTTTTCCTGGCTCTCTATATTGCTGCCGAAGCCTCGGCATCGAACTGGATACCCACAAGCCTCACACGAAACCACGCACCGCCTTTTGTTGCATCCACCATGGCCATGGTCTGGCTCGCTGTGAGCGCCGGTCGGCTTGCGGCGGTTCCCCTGAGCGTCCATCTGGCGCCCCATTTTATGGTCCTGGGAAGTGTGGGGTGTGCTACCGGGATGTTTCTGCTGGCCCGGTTCGAACCTGCGGCTCCTCTGGCCTATATCGCCACGGGGTTCTTCCTGGGGCCGGTCTACCCTGCCACGGTATCCTGGATACGGCGGGTCTTTCCGTCCCGGGCAGCCCGCATCGCCGCCACGGTTATGGCCGGGGGCGGACTGGGCGGCATCTTCGGGCCGCCCCTGGTGGGGGCCGCCACTGATACCTTCTCTACAGCGGTCATTCCTCTGGCTATCGCCCTGATCCTGGTGGCATCTCTCCTGACGGGACTGGGAATAACGGTGTTCTTTCCGTCCCGCCCCACCTCCGCCGGCAAGGGGCAGGAACCTGGCCGGGAGGACCACCAGGGGGACCAGGAACGCATTGGCCTGGTCCTTCCCGTTGGCCCCGGTCCCGTACCCGGATCAGCCCCCCGGGACTAGACCTCGGCGGCCCGCCGCTCCAGAAGAGCCTCGTAGAGATTGAGGGTTTTCCGGGCGATGGCTCGCCAGCTGAAGTGCTCCTCGGCACGACGGCGCCCGGCCTGCCCCATCTGCCTGGCCAGGGCCTTGTCACCGGCAACCCGGTTGATCGCCTCAGCCAGATCACGGGAAAACTGTTCGGGATCCCGGGGAATGAAGGTGCCCCGTTCCAGATCAAGATCGACCAGCAGGCCCGTCTCGTCGGGGACCACAACCTCGGGAATACCTCCCACCCGGGAAGCCACCACGGCGGTCTCGCAGGCCATCGCCTCGAGGTTGATAATTCCGAAGGGTTCGTAGACCGAGGGACAGCAGAACACCGCTGCATGGGAATAGAACTGGATCGTCTCATCCCGGGGAAGCATCTGATCGATCCAGATAATGTCGGAGCGCGTGCTTCGGGCAGCGGCAACGCTGGCGTTCATCTCCTGGGCAATCTTGTCTGTATCGGGTGCTCCCGCAAGAAGCACCACCTGGATACCCGGATCGATCCAGGGGATCGCGTCCACCAGGTGAATAATTCCTTTCTGGCGGGTAATACGCCCCACAAAGAGTACGTAGGGCCGATCGGGATCGACGCCATGACGCTTCAGGGCCTCCGTGGAGGGGTCTTTTCTGTATTCTTCCAGATCGATTCCGTTATGAATCACCTCGGTCTTGGCCTCGGCAGCCCCGAAGTGTGCAAAAATATCGTTTCGGGTCTCTTTGGAGACGGCCACCACGGCATCGGCGTTTTCTATGGCGGTGCGCTCCATCCAGCTGCTCAGATGATAGGCAGAACCCAGCTGCTCGGCTTTCCAGGGCCGAAGGGGCTCCAGGGAGTGGGTGGTCAGGACAAAGGGAATGTCCCAGAGCTTGGCCGCCAGAAGCCCGCCCATCTGGGTGTACCAGGTGTGGCAGTGGACCACATCGGCATCGAGGGTATCCTTGGCCATGGCCAGACTTCGCGAGAAGGCTCCCAGGGCGCTGGTAAAACGGGGGTCCGTGTTACAGGCCATCTCGTCCCAGGGCTGGTACCCCCGAACGCTCAGGTTCCCCTCGGTGCTGTCCTGCGCTCCGAAACAGCGCACCTCCACGGGGACAAACTCCGCCAGGGCCTTGCTCAGATATTCCACGTGGACACCTGCACCGCCGTAGACGTTGGGCGGGTACTCGTTGCTAAAGAGGGCTACTTTCTTCAGTCTCATGCCAGATCACTCCTTTGGGGATAACAGGGTTCCTTCCCCAAATACTAACACACTTGCCGGGAAACTGTGGCAGGACCTGGGGCGGGAAGATTACAAAAGCTGGTCGTCCTTGCGGAATATTTTCTGGCAGCCCGGATCAACCATACCTTCCGGACTCAAGAGATCTTCCAGGGTCTCCCGATCCAGAAGCCCCTGCTCCAGCACAAGGTCATAGACCCCCCGATTCTGCTCCAGGGCCTCCCTGGCGAGGACGCTGCACCGCTCGTACCCCAGGACCGGAGTCAGGGCCGTAACCAGACCGATACTGTTGAGTACGGTCTGCCTGCAATGGTCCTCGTTCGCCGTGATCCCGTCGATACAGCGGACTTTCAGGGTCATCATGCCGTTTTTCAGCATCTCCACGGACTGGACAAGACTTTGGACGATCACGGGCTCCATCACATTCAGCTCCAGTTGCCCCGCCTCGGCGGCAATGCTCACGGTGAGATCGTTCCCCATTACCTTGAAAGCGATCTGGTTCACCACCTCGGGGATCACAGGATTCACCTTGCCGGGCATGATCGAGGAACCGGCCTGGAGGGGGGGCAGGTTTATTTCCCCGAAACCAGCCCGAGGCCCCGAGGAAAGCAGCCGCAGATCGTTGCAGATCTTGCTGAGCTTGATCGCCAGACGCTTTACGGCCATGGAGTACATCACGAAGGATCCCGTGTCCTGGGTTGCCTCGACCAGATTATCTGCCTTGACCACCTCAAGGCCCGAGATCTCCCGCAGATGGCGTATCACCAGGTTGGCGTAGGCCGGATCAGCGTTTATTCCCGTGCCAATGGCGGTTCCCCCCAGGTTGACCTCCAGAAAAAGGCGGGCGTTCTCCTGGAGCCGGAGTATTTCCTCTTCCAGCGTTACCGCATAGGCCTCGAAGGTCTGGCCCAGCGTCATGGGAACGGCATCCTGCAATTGGGTGCGGCCCATCTTGATCACCCCGGCAAATTCCTCGCTCTTGCGACGGAAGGATCCAATCAGCTCCCGTAAAACCTGGAGAAAGGGCTCGTTACCCCGCACCAGAGCTATCTTCACCGCCGTGGGATAGGCGTCATTGGTGGACTGCGAGAGGTTTACATGATTGTTGGGGTGACAATAGCGATATTCCCCCCGGCGGTGCCCCAGAAGCTCCAGCGCCCGGTTGGCGATCACCTCGTTGGCGTTCATGTTTGTGGAGGTTCCAGCCCCGCCCTGAATCATATCCACCGTAAAATGGGGGTGGAGCTTTCCGTTGGTGATCTCCCGGCAGGCGGCGATGATCGCCGCAGAACGCACCGAGTCAAGGAGGCCCAGATCGCGGTTTGCCCTGGCCGCAGCCTCCTTCACCATGGCCAGAGAGCTGATGATCAGGGGGTAAAAGCTGAGGGATATTCCGCTGATGTTAAAGTTTTCCAACGCCCGCAGGGTCTGTATTCCATAATAGGCCTCGTAGGGAACGTTGCGTTCGCCCAAAAGATCCTTCTCGGGACGGGTTCGTCCCGATTCGTATTGTGCTCCGGAGTCAATAATCCGGTTTGTGGCTCCCCGCATGCGTCGTGCCATGACCCGGATCACCTGGGAGAGAACCTTCACCGTAGCTCGGGGGCTTTCCGACAGAAACCCCCGGTGAACGATGAGAACCAGGGTATCCACCACGGCCCGGCCCGAGGTGGAGTGAGGAGAGGTGCTCCCCCAGGCGCTCTCCCCCAGGAAATCACCGGTGCTGAAATAACTGAGCCGGGTCTCGCTGCCCAGGGCGCTCTGTTTCACCAGCTCCACGCCGCCCCGACAGATAACAAAGACGTTTGTTCGGGGTGCGTTCTGACGAAAAAGAAACTCTCCCGGAGCGTATCGCCGCTCTTCGGTGAAGCGAAGAAGCGTCTCGAACTCATCCTCCTGAAGCTCCCGAAAGAGCTCCAGGTTCCGCAAGAACTGGATCGTTTCCGCCTTCGTCATGGTCTGTTCTCCTTCGGAGGGGTGCCCGTGCAACAGGGTTCCTCTCAGAGGGTGTCCTGGCCCCCCGGAAAAGAGGGGCCAAAGGCTTCACCCCGGGGTGTGTGATCAATCTCCGCATCCAGAGGAAAGACAGGACGGGAGAGCTCCGTGAAGGGGAGCGTCTCCAGCACCTCGTTGCTGCTCCCCGGTGTCAGGGCCATGATCGTGCGGGCGGCGCACCGCTTGTGGGGATCTGTCAGATATCCCAGTTTCACCACGATCACCGCGTAGTCCTCGACCCTCCTGTTCAGCGCTTCGAACATCCGGGGGGTTACAAAGCCGATGTGGTTGGAGACCAGAATCAGCTCCACGAACCCGGCCCGGACCATCACCATATCAGTATGAAAGCGCTCCCACTTTCGCGCAAGGGAAAGGACCTCTACCTCCAGGCGAAGGGGCTTCGATGTGACCTGATCGAACCGGGCTCCCAGGGCAAGTTCCAGCCTGGCCCCCACTCCGGCCTGGAGACACCGTTCCACTGCCGGAGGGTCGTAGATCCCCGCATAAAGAAGAGGTGTCTCCAGGTGGCTGAAGGGCTCGTACTCAAGAATCTGCCCGAGAAAGCCCGTGCAGTCGGCAGAAGAACCAGCTGTGGGGTTATCACCGGAATCGGAGAGATACACAGGCCACGCTCCCTCTCTGGCAGCCGCCAGGGCAGCCTCCAGAGCCTCCCCGGGGGGATAGCTGTCGGTGTGAAACCGGAAGTTTTTTCGTTCCTGCCAGAAGGCCCGGGCCAGATCCTCCGCCTCGGCCCGGGCCGCAACGCTGGATTCTTCCATCACCACCAGGGCCGAGACTCCGTTTTCCGGACAGTCCGCCCAGGGAAACCCCAGAAGATAGGAGAGCGCCATTACGCCCGGCTGCTGTTCCCGCTCCCGCAGAAGTTCGATCAGCCCCCGCATTGGTTCCACGCTGGTCTCGGTTTTCTCTCCGGCGATAATCAGGGGGAGCTTGCACCAGCCGATGACGGGCCTCACGCCCTGGCGCAGCATGGCAACAAGCATGCGCGCCGCATGCTCCCCCGTCTCGAAGCAGTCCGTATGGGGTGCCTGTTTATACCCCACCACAGCATCAAGACACCGTACCATGGGTTCCGTGACGGTGGCGTGCATATCCAGAGAGGCCGAAAGCGGCGTATGGGGGAAAATTTCCCGAAGCGCCTCCAGCAGATCCCCCTCGGCGTCACCGATCCCCTCAACCCGCATGGAGCCGTGGAGAGACAGGGCAATCCCGTCGATGAGAGAGGACTCACGGGCTTTCCGGGCTCGCTGAAGAAATTCCTCTTTCACCGAGAGGTAAAACTCCCGGGAGACCACCCCGTTAGGGACAGCCCGGGCCATCAGGATCGGCTCCACCTGGAACCCCTCGGTCTGAAGGGTTTTGATGATTCCGCTGATACTGTCATCGTCGTTGAGAACGCCAAAGATCTCGTCACCCCGCTGGAGGGAGAAATCCTCAGCCCCCGTAATAATGGGGTTGAAGGTATTCGACTCGTGGTGGATTCCACCCACAAGAACACGCATGGTTTTCATCCTTATCCTCCTCGGCAGGGCCTTTGCCCTGATATTTTCAGGGTTAGTCAATCAAGTTGGTCAGCAGAGACCGCCAGATTCTGGCATCCTGTTCCCTGCCGCCAATACGGGGTATGGAATAGAGTGTGTCCAGGACTGCAGCAGCAGCACCCCGGGCGGCGTCGTACTCGGCATTGCCCAGGACCTCCACCTGGACACCGCTACGGGCAAGGGCGTCCCACTCCTGGCGGAGGTCTTCTTCCAGGACGCGCCGGATCAGGTCACCTTCGGATGAAAGATCGCCTCCCACAAAGAGTGCCCGGGGGTTGCTGATGTGCATGAAAAGAATCAGGGTCCGCAGGAGTTCCACCACCAGCTTTCTGCGAATCCCGGCGTCCCGGGAAACCCTGTTCATCTCCAGGGGTGTGAGGGCGATCTGACCGGGTACGTTGCCGCTTTCTTCGAAGAAGAGACTGCGGAACTCCCCGGCCCGGCGGGTAAAGCCGTTATAAATTGTCCCGTTATAGACCAACCCCAAACCCACACCCACCGAGGGATATCCCTCGGGCAAAAGCTCCTGCCGGTGAAAACGGGGCAAGAGATATACAAAGGAATCGTCTTCGTCCCGGCTGTCGTACCAAAGAGTTTTCCAGGCGCAGCAGTTTGCGTCGTTTTCCATGAGCACCGGATAGGAAAAAGTCCTGGCCAGGAACTCTCCCAGGTGTGCCCCGGTGAGATTATGGGACCAGCATTCCTCGATCACAGGCCCCTCGGGGTCTACCACGCCAGGGATCGCCACCCCGGCCCCCAAAACGGGCATATTCCGGGGAATGCGGCTCTCCACCTCGGCAAGGACCGACGAAAAAAGCGCTTCAAAGCCCGCTGCAGCGGCGTGGTACTCGCGATGGACGCAGACGATCTCCTCTCCGGCAATATCGGTTACCAGGGCTTTGTAGTAATCTGCCTGGAGATCCAGCCCGATCACCGCTCCGTAGGTGGGGTTGATCACGATCCGGGTTGCTCTGCGACCGCTGCCCCGGGCAGGCTCATCGGAAGAATCAGCAGGGTCATTCCCGCCAAAACCGCTCTCCACCACAAGCCCCGCCTGAAGCAGGCGGTTGACGATATAGGTCACCGTGGAGGGCTGGAGTCCCAGCTCCCGGGAGATTCTGCGCCGGGAGGCGCCGCCGCTTCTGCGCAGAAAGTCCAGCAACAGCGAGCCGTTGGCAGCTTTCTGATATCGACTGTTTCCTACCAGTTTCATCGTACCCCCGGGTTTCATGTTGAGCTATTCCAGGGTGCGACAGATATCGGACACCTGGCTTTCATCGGTGAAGGTAGAGACAAACTCGGGCTGCCGCAACTGTCCTCCCATGAAAACATGGCCCGGGCGATAGGTCATGGCGCTTTCCTCATCCCGGTTGGCCGCGATGTGATACTCCCGGGCTCCGATCATCCCGGCAAGAAGGCCAATATTGCGAGGCGTGATCCCGGCCCCGGGCATAATGATGATTCGGTCACCGGCCCGTTTCACCAGGTCCCTCAACCGCGAAGCCCCCTCCAGGACCGACGCCTCCTGGCCGGAAGAGAGGATTCTGTCGAATCCCAGGGAGATGATTGTTTCCAGCGCGGCGAAGGGATCCTGGACCATATCGAAGGCACGGTGGAAGGTCACGTTCATGGGACGCGCCAGCTCCAGAAGCTCGGCGTTCCGCTCCTGATCCACCTCCCCCCGGGCGGTCAGTATTCCCAGAACAACTCCGTCAGCGCCCTCCTCCCGGGCCATGATAACGTCTTCCCGCATCACCTCGAACTCCCGGGGAGAGTAGAGGAAATCCCCGCCCCGGGGGCGAATGATCACCTGCAACCCGATATCGATGCTCCGGCGCGTTACCCGGATGGAACCGGCACTGGGGGTGGTTCCCCCCTCAAACAAATTGTCGCACAACTCAACCCGGTCAGCACCGCCAACCTGGGCCCGCACCGCTGATTCTACCGAATCAAGACAAACCTCGACCTTCACTTTACGTTCTGATTTCATTCAAGCACTCCTGTCGTTGCATTCTATGTTATTTACTCTTTCAAGGCGCCTTCGCCAAAACCACTGATCAACAAATTATGGGCACCAATATAAAAAAGGATCATGGGAACTGTCCCGATCACCAGAGCTGCAAACTGCATCCCGTAGTTCACGTTCAGCCGCCCGGCGAAGGAATTAATCGCCACAGGGAGGCTTCTCATGGACTCCCCGCTGGTCAGAATGAAGACCAGGATAAACTCGTTCCAGTTTCTGAGGAAGGTCAGAACCGCGATGGTGGCCATTACCGGCGAGGCCACCACGATAATGATCCGGAAAAAGACCTGCACGTAGGTGGCGCCATCTATCACGGCGGCCTCCACCAGCGAATCGGGTATGCCCCGGATGTAGGAGCAGGCAAGAAGCACCGCCATGGGCAAACCAAAGGCGATGTAGGGAAGAATCACACCGATCCGGGTATCGTAGAGGCCAATTCGGGTTTGCATGATGAAAAGCGGCGTGATAACAGCGTTCACCGTGATAAGCAGCCCCAGGGTAAAGACCCCGAAATATACCCTGGCCGACGAGTAGCCGAACTTGGTCAGGGCGAAGCCTGCCGCCAGCGAGAAGAGAACCGTAAAAAAGGTACCGAAGCCTGTATAGATTACGCTGTTCATCGCGGCAACGCCCATGTTTCCCATGCGCCAGGCATCGTGATAGTTCTTCAGCGTGGGGTCCCGGGGCCAGCCCAGGGGATGAAACATGATCTCGCCCTGAAGCTTGAAGGATGAATAGAGCATCCAGATCAGGGGAAAGAGGGTTATCACCGTGAAGGTGAGCAAGAACACATACGCAAAGAGGCGCCAGCCCCGGGACATATCCTGATTCATCGGTTTCATAGCGCTCTCCCTAGTCATATTTCTTCTGAAACCGGCCGTAGATCCAGCGGGCCAGGGTAATAAGCCCTACGCTGATCACCACCATGATAACCGAGACGGCACTGCCGTACCCGAAATTATTGAACGTGAAGGTGTGTCGATAGAGGTAGATCGACATGACACTGGTATAGTTCACCGGGCCGCCCCCGGTCATGGCAAAGACCAGGTCAAAACTCTTGAAGCTCCCCGAAATGGCGAAGATAGAGCTGATGAAAAGAACGTTCGCCAGGGAGGGTACCACCACCTGGGTGAGGATCGTAAACTCCCCCGCTCCGTCGAGTTTGGCGGCCTCTATGGTGGATGAGGGAATGCGCTGCATGTTTGCAAGGAACATCACCATGTAGAGACTGGTGTGCATCCACAAGAGTACTACCAGAATGGGCACCATGGCCCAGTCCTGGTTCTCGAAGATGCGCACCACGTAATCGGGATTTCCCGTGAGAACCCGCACCATGTTGGTATAGAGGCCAACGGGCGAAAAGATGCGGTTCCACAGGAGGGCCACCACCACCGCCGAGATCGTGATGGGCAAAAAAATGATCATCTCGAAGAACCTCGTGCCACGCACAAGCTTGCGAAAAAGAAGATACGCCAGAAGTATTCCCAGGGGTATCTGGCCCAGAACGGAGGTGAGCATGATCTGAACATTGTTCCACAGGGCCCGGTGAAACTCGGGATCCCGCAGGATCACCAGATAGTTATCGAACCCCACAAATCCGGTGAGGACAAAGTTCCTCCACCGTGTGAACGAGAGAAGCCCGCTCAATCCGATGGGAAAGATAATCACCGAGAGGTAGATCACCAGCGCTGGGAACAGCAACAGGTAGTAACTCGCCCGCTTGTCTCTGGTCTCGACCATGCCTCGTCTCCTGTAATCCTTCTCGCTCTGACTCGTGCTGACTTGTGGTGAATCGTGGTGAACCACGAAGAGCAGCTCCCGGGACGAAGGGGCCCGGGAGGCGCTCCTGGTGGCATCGAACCCGGGTTAGTTGCCCACCCGGCTGGAATCGTTGGCGGCAACCCACTCCTCGTAGCTTCGGGCCACGTTGGCAGGACTCACATTTCCGAACATCATCGCCTGGATCGCCGGGTTCAGGATTCCCATGCCCTCACCGTCCATCTTGGCGTCTATGACGTACCCCATGGGGGTGTTTACCTGAAAATCCGCGTAGGCCCGCTGAAGCAGGGGCAGATCGAAGTCGTCGTAGTCCAGGGTGTAGGAGGGAACCTCCCCGTGCTGAAGCCTGATAGCCGCACCCTGGAGGCCTTTATAAAACCGGATGAACTCCAGGGCAGCCTCCAGTTTTCGGGGGTCCTGGGGAAGGTTCACGTTCAGCCCGAACCCCTCCGAGGGGACGGCTGCGCTGGAACCATGACGAACAGAGCCGTCAACACGGGGAAAGGTTCCCAGATAAATCGCTTCCTGTTGTGGTATGTCCAGGATGTTGGTCATGGCCGAGGTACGCCAGCCGGCGTCGATCAGGTATACCGAACGACCCTGATAGAACTCCTGGTTTGCCTCGGGGTTGGACATCTGGTTCACGCCGGGGCTGAAGACATTTTTCTCCACCATCTCCTGGATGATCTCCAGGGCTCGCACGAAGGGACGATCGGTGAACGCCGCCTGGCCGCTCATGGCATCGTGGAACCACTCCTGGCCACCCAGGCGATCCACCAGAACACTCAGGAGCCAGGAGTTCATGGGCCACTGATCACGGTTCCCCAGAGAGATGGGATAGTATCCGGCCCGGCGGATCGTCTCCACCTGATCCAGCAGCTCCTGATAGGTCTCGGGAAAGGTCAGGCCCAGCTCATCCATAATGGCCGTATTGGCGTACATCACGTGACATACCGCCATGGAGGGGGGAACCGTGTAGATCTCTCCCTCCGGCCCCTGGGGTTCCCAGGCAGCGGGGGTGAAACCATCGAGAAACTCCTGATCCAGGTGGGGTCGCAGATCAAGAACCTTTCCCGTTTCGGTGATATAGGCCGTGCGCTTTCCCACGTAGGTGGTAAAGAGATCGGGCAGGCGCCCCGAGGCGGCCATGGCCTGAAACTTCTGGTGAAAGGCCTCGCCCGTGGCGTACTCGTGGCGAAAGGTAATGTGGGGATGGGCCTCGGCAAAAGCCTCCATAACGGCGTTATGCCCCTCAAACTGGGGATTTGCCGGATCTTTCTGCAGGTATGTGGTGAGGACAACCCGGCCGTCGTCCTCTTTTTGGCCACCGGCCTGAAGCACCGCCGGAAGAAGAAGCGTGCACGCAATCAGCACCACCAGACTTCTCCGCGTTGAGGTGACGTGTCTCATGAGAACCTCCTTAATTGATTCATTCATTGAATTAATTAAAACATCGGAACAGGGAGCTGTCAAGATCGAGTTTTCGGGCCCGGGGAGTTTCCGGCAGGGTGAAAAACACCTATCTTGAAACAGGGCCTGACCCAGAGTATCTGAAAGGAGGGAGCAGCCATGGATCAGAAGGGACACGTCTTGATAACGGGGGCATCGCGGGGCATAGGTTTTGCCCTGGCCCGGGAGTTTGCCCGCCGGGGGTATCCCCTGGTAGTAACCGCTCGGGACCCGGAGCCTCTGGCGGCGGCAGCCCGGAGTTTGAAGGAGTCCTTCGGCCTCCCCGTGCTGGATCTGGCCGAGGATCTCTCCGACAAAGGAGCGCCCCTCCGTATCGCCACGGCCCTGGATGATCGGGGGATTTCTCCGCACATTCTGATAAACAATGCGGGCTTCGGCCTCTACGGCCCTTTCCTCTCGATTCCCCCGGAAGATGGGGAGAAACTCCTTCAGGTGAATATCTCGGCCCTGGTCGCCCTGACCCGGCTCTTCCTGCCTGCCATGGTTGCCCGCCGCAAGGGAGGGGTTATGAATGTGGCCTCCACGGCAGGATTTTTGCCGGGTCCCCTCATGGCGAGCTACTACGCCTCCAAGGCCTTCGTGGTCTCCTTCAGCCACGCCCTTGCCCGGGAAACGGCAGGGGCGGGCCTCACCGTGACTGCTCTATGCCCGGGGCCCACGGTCTCGGAGTTTCAGAAACGGTCAGGAATGCACCAATCCTGGATTCTCAGGAAAGCAACCCTGCCGGCCGAAGTCGTGGCCCGGACGGGCGTGGACGGCTTTTTCCGGCGAAAAATCCTGGTGGTGCCCGGAGTATTCAACAAGGCAAGCGTCTTCTCCTCCCGCCTTGTGCCCCGGAGCGTCGCCGCCAGGATGGTGGAAAAGCTTCAGGGGTAAGGTTCTCCCGGCGCCCCCGCCGGGGCCCCCCGGCCGCCACCCTGGCCGGAGGTCTTACTCAACCAGAAGAATCTGGATGTCGCAGACGTTGGTATTGGTGGGCCCCGTGATATAGAGCCCGCCCAGGCGCTCAAAGAGGTGGTAGGAATCGTTTTCGGCCAGGGCCTTCTGCAGGTCAGGAATATCACCGGCCCCGGCAAGATC
This genomic interval carries:
- a CDS encoding ABC transporter substrate-binding protein; its protein translation is MRHVTSTRRSLVVLIACTLLLPAVLQAGGQKEDDGRVVLTTYLQKDPANPQFEGHNAVMEAFAEAHPHITFRHEYATGEAFHQKFQAMAASGRLPDLFTTYVGKRTAYITETGKVLDLRPHLDQEFLDGFTPAAWEPQGPEGEIYTVPPSMAVCHVMYANTAIMDELGLTFPETYQELLDQVETIRRAGYYPISLGNRDQWPMNSWLLSVLVDRLGGQEWFHDAMSGQAAFTDRPFVRALEIIQEMVEKNVFSPGVNQMSNPEANQEFYQGRSVYLIDAGWRTSAMTNILDIPQQEAIYLGTFPRVDGSVRHGSSAAVPSEGFGLNVNLPQDPRKLEAALEFIRFYKGLQGAAIRLQHGEVPSYTLDYDDFDLPLLQRAYADFQVNTPMGYVIDAKMDGEGMGILNPAIQAMMFGNVSPANVARSYEEWVAANDSSRVGN
- a CDS encoding carbohydrate ABC transporter permease, whose protein sequence is MVETRDKRASYYLLLFPALVIYLSVIIFPIGLSGLLSFTRWRNFVLTGFVGFDNYLVILRDPEFHRALWNNVQIMLTSVLGQIPLGILLAYLLFRKLVRGTRFFEMIIFLPITISAVVVALLWNRIFSPVGLYTNMVRVLTGNPDYVVRIFENQDWAMVPILVVLLWMHTSLYMVMFLANMQRIPSSTIEAAKLDGAGEFTILTQVVVPSLANVLFISSIFAISGSFKSFDLVFAMTGGGPVNYTSVMSIYLYRHTFTFNNFGYGSAVSVIMVVISVGLITLARWIYGRFQKKYD
- a CDS encoding copper homeostasis protein CutC, whose product is MKSERKVKVEVCLDSVESAVRAQVGGADRVELCDNLFEGGTTPSAGSIRVTRRSIDIGLQVIIRPRGGDFLYSPREFEVMREDVIMAREEGADGVVLGILTARGEVDQERNAELLELARPMNVTFHRAFDMVQDPFAALETIISLGFDRILSSGQEASVLEGASRLRDLVKRAGDRIIIMPGAGITPRNIGLLAGMIGAREYHIAANRDEESAMTYRPGHVFMGGQLRQPEFVSTFTDESQVSDICRTLE
- a CDS encoding carbohydrate ABC transporter permease; this encodes MNQDMSRGWRLFAYVFLLTFTVITLFPLIWMLYSSFKLQGEIMFHPLGWPRDPTLKNYHDAWRMGNMGVAAMNSVIYTGFGTFFTVLFSLAAGFALTKFGYSSARVYFGVFTLGLLITVNAVITPLFIMQTRIGLYDTRIGVILPYIAFGLPMAVLLACSYIRGIPDSLVEAAVIDGATYVQVFFRIIIVVASPVMATIAVLTFLRNWNEFILVFILTSGESMRSLPVAINSFAGRLNVNYGMQFAALVIGTVPMILFYIGAHNLLISGFGEGALKE
- a CDS encoding M81 family metallopeptidase; this encodes MKTMRVLVGGIHHESNTFNPIITGAEDFSLQRGDEIFGVLNDDDSISGIIKTLQTEGFQVEPILMARAVPNGVVSREFYLSVKEEFLQRARKARESSLIDGIALSLHGSMRVEGIGDAEGDLLEALREIFPHTPLSASLDMHATVTEPMVRCLDAVVGYKQAPHTDCFETGEHAARMLVAMLRQGVRPVIGWCKLPLIIAGEKTETSVEPMRGLIELLREREQQPGVMALSYLLGFPWADCPENGVSALVVMEESSVAARAEAEDLARAFWQERKNFRFHTDSYPPGEALEAALAAAREGAWPVYLSDSGDNPTAGSSADCTGFLGQILEYEPFSHLETPLLYAGIYDPPAVERCLQAGVGARLELALGARFDQVTSKPLRLEVEVLSLARKWERFHTDMVMVRAGFVELILVSNHIGFVTPRMFEALNRRVEDYAVIVVKLGYLTDPHKRCAARTIMALTPGSSNEVLETLPFTELSRPVFPLDAEIDHTPRGEAFGPSFPGGQDTL
- a CDS encoding ROK family transcriptional regulator; translation: MKLVGNSRYQKAANGSLLLDFLRRSGGASRRRISRELGLQPSTVTYIVNRLLQAGLVVESGFGGNDPADSSDEPARGSGRRATRIVINPTYGAVIGLDLQADYYKALVTDIAGEEIVCVHREYHAAAAGFEALFSSVLAEVESRIPRNMPVLGAGVAIPGVVDPEGPVIEECWSHNLTGAHLGEFLARTFSYPVLMENDANCCAWKTLWYDSRDEDDSFVYLLPRFHRQELLPEGYPSVGVGLGLVYNGTIYNGFTRRAGEFRSLFFEESGNVPGQIALTPLEMNRVSRDAGIRRKLVVELLRTLILFMHISNPRALFVGGDLSSEGDLIRRVLEEDLRQEWDALARSGVQVEVLGNAEYDAARGAAAAVLDTLYSIPRIGGREQDARIWRSLLTNLID